The Lineus longissimus chromosome 2, tnLinLong1.2, whole genome shotgun sequence genome window below encodes:
- the LOC135503621 gene encoding uncharacterized protein LOC135503621 isoform X1 — MEIDEITVIILKAKDLHPKKKGRGKYSVIFGIGGNKYRTDVIRDSENCPMWNQESIIVVQKATNPLKIVVTDHEDVLGQIVVPLQCLQTKKTRPEEAPLRAHKKCSHPQGELTFQAWISKFHTRDAKDVGDDDVSLIAAPGGGFTQESTSQSMGSLPRRNSHNPLAKLKDKFTHKDKDSSESGGKLGAKGKRGSLSVLNLSFGRRSSKSKAKDDESSGRMVRANSTFAFGTGTKFSLSSSSKAHSCMDLNQPVGVPKIADVTPNEVMVDGGVKITISGEFLGNGREDVIGLFLASLNCLDTLEYESPKRIHCWTKTWKPCSGPVVVVTQSGGRGVSNHASTQFAFLSSQDIECDSINGEMFERNNNLNLSLSSEETGYVSDGSKKDHKEMSKEEKRLSLLSVPGQENPHPKPEKKHKRTESLQNILQALAPTKDKSSSLTKADMITELQKIKMENLKLTADNQGLKTRNQNLLIQNKELQDQNDNLKVYIDKLLTRVIDKCPDVLKHG, encoded by the exons TTTTAAAGGCCAAGGACCTGCATCCAAAGAAAAAAG GTCGAGGCAAATATTCAGTGATTTTTGGCATCGGAGGTAATAAATACCGTACCGATGTTATCAGAGACTCAGAGAATTGTCCCATGTGGAATCAAGAGTCAATCAT TGTCGTTCAGAAGGCAACTAATCCACTGAAGATAGTAGTCACCGACCATGAAGATGTGTTGGGTCAGATCGTCGTGCCATTACAGTGTTTACAGACCAAAAAAACGAGGCCGGAGGAAGCCCCGCTCCGTGCGCACAAGAAGTGCAGTCATCCCCAAGGAGAACTTACTTTCCAAGCTTGGATTTCAAAGTTTCACACTCGAGACGCTAAAGACGTTGGAGATGACGATGTGTCTCTGATTGCTGCGCCTGGTGGTGGCTTCACGCAAGAGTCAACGTCACAGAGTATGGGGTCACTGCCGCGGAGAAACAGCCATAATCCCCTTGCAAAGTTAAAAGACAAATTCACACACAAGGACAAGGATTCGTCTGAATCTGGCGGGAAACTTGGTGCTAAGGGTAAACGAGGGAGTTTGTCTGTTTTGAACTTGAGTTTTGGTCGACGGTCTTCAAAATCGAAGGCTAAGGATGACGAATCCTCGGGTAGAATGGTTCGTGCGAATAGCACTTTTGCTTTCGGGACTGGTACTAAGTTCAGCTTGAGTTCTTCAAGCAAAGCTCACAGCTGTATGGATTTGAATCAACCGGTTGGTGTTCCGAAAATAGCCGATGTCACACCGAATGAGGTCATGGTTGATGGGGGTGTGAAGATCACAATCAGTGGAGAATTCTTGGGAAATGGACGGGAGGATGTGATTGGGTTGTTCCTTGCAAGTTTGAATTGCCTCGACACCTTGGAATATGAATCGCCGAAGCGAATTCATTGTTGGACTAAGACTTGGAAGCCATGTTCGGGGCCTGTTGTCGTGGTGACGCAGTCAGGTGGTCGCGGTGTCTCCAATCATGCAAGTACTCAGTTCGCATTCCTCAGTTCACAAGATATTGAGTGCGACTCGATAAATGGAGAGATGTTTGAGAGGAACAATAACTTAAACTTGAGCTTGAGTAGTGAGGAGACTGGATACGTTAGTGATGGATCCAAGAAGGATCACAAAGAGATGTCTAAGGAAGAAAAG AGATTGTCTTTGCTATCGGTGCCTGGCCAAGAGAACCCGCACCCCAAGCCTGAGAAGAAACACAAGCGGACAGAGAGCTTACAAAATATCTTACAAGCATTGGCTCCAACAAAAGACAAGTCATCTA GTCTTACAAAAGCTGATATGATCACAGAATTACAAAAGATTAAGATGGAAAACCTGAAACTCACAGCGGACAATCAAG GACTCAAGACGAGGAACCAGAACCTACTGATTCAGAACAAAGAGCTACAAGACCAGAACGACAACCTGAAAGTCTACATCGATAAGCTGTTGACAAGGGTGATAGACAAATGTCCGGATGTGCTCAAG
- the LOC135503621 gene encoding uncharacterized protein LOC135503621 isoform X2 codes for MEIDEITVIILKAKDLHPKKKGRGKYSVIFGIGGNKYRTDVIRDSENCPMWNQESIIVVQKATNPLKIVVTDHEDVLGQIVVPLQCLQTKKTRPEEAPLRAHKKCSHPQGELTFQAWISKFHTRDAKDVGDDDVSLIAAPGGGFTQESTSQSMGSLPRRNSHNPLAKLKDKFTHKDKDSSESGGKLGAKGKRGSLSVLNLSFGRRSSKSKAKDDESSGRMVRANSTFAFGTGTKFSLSSSSKAHSCMDLNQPVGVPKIADVTPNEVMVDGGVKITISGEFLGNGREDVIGLFLASLNCLDTLEYESPKRIHCWTKTWKPCSGPVVVVTQSGGRGVSNHASTQFAFLSSQDIECDSINGEMFERNNNLNLSLSSEETGYVSDGSKKDHKEMSKEEKRLSLLSVPGQENPHPKPEKKHKRTESLQNILQALAPTKDKSSSLTKADMITELQKIKMENLKLTADNQGLKTRNQNLLIQNKELQDQNDNLKVYIDKLLTRVIDKCPDVLKN; via the exons TTTTAAAGGCCAAGGACCTGCATCCAAAGAAAAAAG GTCGAGGCAAATATTCAGTGATTTTTGGCATCGGAGGTAATAAATACCGTACCGATGTTATCAGAGACTCAGAGAATTGTCCCATGTGGAATCAAGAGTCAATCAT TGTCGTTCAGAAGGCAACTAATCCACTGAAGATAGTAGTCACCGACCATGAAGATGTGTTGGGTCAGATCGTCGTGCCATTACAGTGTTTACAGACCAAAAAAACGAGGCCGGAGGAAGCCCCGCTCCGTGCGCACAAGAAGTGCAGTCATCCCCAAGGAGAACTTACTTTCCAAGCTTGGATTTCAAAGTTTCACACTCGAGACGCTAAAGACGTTGGAGATGACGATGTGTCTCTGATTGCTGCGCCTGGTGGTGGCTTCACGCAAGAGTCAACGTCACAGAGTATGGGGTCACTGCCGCGGAGAAACAGCCATAATCCCCTTGCAAAGTTAAAAGACAAATTCACACACAAGGACAAGGATTCGTCTGAATCTGGCGGGAAACTTGGTGCTAAGGGTAAACGAGGGAGTTTGTCTGTTTTGAACTTGAGTTTTGGTCGACGGTCTTCAAAATCGAAGGCTAAGGATGACGAATCCTCGGGTAGAATGGTTCGTGCGAATAGCACTTTTGCTTTCGGGACTGGTACTAAGTTCAGCTTGAGTTCTTCAAGCAAAGCTCACAGCTGTATGGATTTGAATCAACCGGTTGGTGTTCCGAAAATAGCCGATGTCACACCGAATGAGGTCATGGTTGATGGGGGTGTGAAGATCACAATCAGTGGAGAATTCTTGGGAAATGGACGGGAGGATGTGATTGGGTTGTTCCTTGCAAGTTTGAATTGCCTCGACACCTTGGAATATGAATCGCCGAAGCGAATTCATTGTTGGACTAAGACTTGGAAGCCATGTTCGGGGCCTGTTGTCGTGGTGACGCAGTCAGGTGGTCGCGGTGTCTCCAATCATGCAAGTACTCAGTTCGCATTCCTCAGTTCACAAGATATTGAGTGCGACTCGATAAATGGAGAGATGTTTGAGAGGAACAATAACTTAAACTTGAGCTTGAGTAGTGAGGAGACTGGATACGTTAGTGATGGATCCAAGAAGGATCACAAAGAGATGTCTAAGGAAGAAAAG AGATTGTCTTTGCTATCGGTGCCTGGCCAAGAGAACCCGCACCCCAAGCCTGAGAAGAAACACAAGCGGACAGAGAGCTTACAAAATATCTTACAAGCATTGGCTCCAACAAAAGACAAGTCATCTA GTCTTACAAAAGCTGATATGATCACAGAATTACAAAAGATTAAGATGGAAAACCTGAAACTCACAGCGGACAATCAAG GACTCAAGACGAGGAACCAGAACCTACTGATTCAGAACAAAGAGCTACAAGACCAGAACGACAACCTGAAAGTCTACATCGATAAGCTGTTGACAAGGGTGATAGACAAATGTCCGGATGTGCTCAAG